A segment of the Capra hircus breed San Clemente chromosome 19, ASM170441v1, whole genome shotgun sequence genome:
AGAAGCCAGGGCTCGGGTAGGGCCGCTCAGAGAATGGGAGAAGGGGCAGGTGTGTGGAAGCGGGAGAACTGGAGTCCTGGCTCAGCTTGGTGGCAAGTCACCCatccagcctcagtttctccatctagaAAATGGGTCCTGCAAGGCTCGTACAAGGTGATGCTAGCAGAGCAGCTCCAGGTGAGGGCCCTCATGTAGCAAGGACCCCTCCATACCAACAGCGCCAGAGGGAGGACCCCTCCATACCAACAGTGCCAGAGGGAGGACCCCTCCACCATCTCCCCCATCCTCCCAGGCTTCGAGGCCCCAGGACTCACCGTCTGCAGGTCGTACCATGTGCCCTGGGGGAAGTAGCCAGTGACTTCAACCTTCTCAGCCTCGAGCACTGGGGTGATGAGCAGAGCTTCCCCCCACAGGAGCTGGCGGTCCACAGTCCAGGTGCTGGGGTCCTCAGGGAACCTTCAAAGAGGAAAGACTGGCAGGGTGGTCTGGCAACCTCTGAGGTCAGTGGGCTCAGGAGGCCCACGGGGAGGTTTGGAAGGGAGCTGAAGGACCTGGGTTACACGTGGCAGGGCTGGTTCTGGCCAAATGAAGTCAAGGCAGGAGCCAAGAATAACCTCTCCTTGCCTGATTATCCGGGCATGACCTGTTTACATTTCCTACTTGCAAACTGTGCTCTTGCCCACGTGTTTTATTTGGTTCTTGATGTTAGTCTTACACTTGGTCTGAGTTTCTGTACATTAGGGAGAGTGTCATTTTATTGacaaatgaaagtcactcagtcatgtccaactctttgtgacctcatggactatacagtccatggaattctccaggctggaatactggagtgggcagcctttcccttcttttggggctcttcccaacccagggatcgaaccctggtctgctgcattgcaggcagattcaactGAGCCACAAAGGTTTTCTGCTATTCATTTGCCTTGACAATCTATGTTTAGagcagttttctgtttctttttctgtttatgttcagagaaatgttatcttttttttctctaagttAAACCtccttcctttgctttctgcttttgaTGCTTAGAAAGCCCTCTCCTGCCAGAGCAGAGGGAAACATGGACTTCTGTTTTCCCGGGGCTTTTTCTACAGTTTAACTTCTGACATTTAATTCATCTGGAATTTAAGTTTGTATGAGATGAGAGGAAAATAGCTTTTTGCAAATAGCTTACTAATTACCACACTACTGAAAAATCCTTTAACCCTCTGATTCAAGGAGCCATTTTACATAATAGTAGCTTCTCAGGTATACCGAGTCCTATCTGGGGGATAGCTATTGGATTCTTTGGTGGTCTTATTGCCTTAAGCCCCAAACAGATTCAATCACGGTAGACTTACACCTTGTTTTGCCATCTGGGAGGCCTGGTCTGTACTCAGTGTTCACCATGGGGTTTTCTGTTATCGAGGGCTCCCAGCCCTGCACTGGAATCCAGCGGGTAGGGACTGGGGGCACCTCAGCGGGGAGAGCCCAGATTTTGCTGCCGTGCCTGGAACACCCGACGCAGGAGGGTGGCTGCCCTGGGGTCAGTGGGCCTGAGGCCATTGCTCCCAACCCAGGCACTCACTCCAGGAAGAGGGGCCGGGCCACCGTCTCGCCTCTGACGTGAGCCCCGTGGAACAGCGTGTAGAGATAGGGCAGCAGCACGTAGCGCAGGGTGAAGGCCTTCCTCATGGCTTGCTGCGCCGTCTCGCTGAACCTGTATGGTTCCTGCGGCTGCAGTGGAGGGAGTGGCAGAAGCACCTGGGATCTGGGGTGGCAGTGCCCGGTGCCCCCACCGCAGGAGACCTGGCAGTTCGGGGCCAGCCAGCGCTGGGCTCCCTGGCACAGAAAGTGGCGTTCCCCAGGGCACAGCCTCCCCTGCCGTCCCCACCCTACCTGGCTGATCAGGGCATTGTGGTTCCGCATGAAGGGGTAGAAGGCCCCCAGCTGGGTCCAACGCACACACAGCTCCTCTGAGGTGTTGCCCAGGAAGCCACAGATGTCAGCCCCCACCAGGGGCACCCCCAGCAGATTGAAAAGCAGGGTTTCTGGAGGGCAGAGTCGGACAGGTCTGCAGATGCCACAGCTAGACCAGTCCAGGAGCCTGACAGACGTGTCTGTTGAACTGGCGAGGAAGGAGGATCTCTCCCAAagaccctccctcccagcccccacccaatGGCTGGTGCAGCCTGCACTTGTGGTTTCAGCAGAACACCCAGCTGTATCTGCTCCCTAACACCTAGAGTGTACAGGGCAACCTAGATTGGTCAGGGATGAATTGAATCCCCTCCCCTCCCTACAAAGGTTAAGTTCTAGTCCTAATCCCCAGTTGCTGCAAATGTGACCACATTTGGAAACAGGGTCACTGCAGACATAATCAGGTTGAGGACATCAGGGTGGGCACTGATCTACCATGACTCATTTCCCTATCAGAAGAAGGAATCAGGTACAGGAAAcacagagtcccaaacaagatgaactcaAACAGACCTACACCAAGACACAATTacaatggcaaaagttaaagaggaTTCCAGCCTGACTGTCACGCTGGCCCCAGGGTGAAAATCAGAGCCAGTCAGCACCCGTGGGCAGAGCCGGCAGTGGCTTTGTGAAGGAAGAATGGACTCAGCTTGGCAGGACATCACATACAGGACGTCACATATGCGACATCACATACGCATCACACATGGAAGCGAGCCTGTGACTAGGAAAGCACTTCCAGgctggagggtttgggggaggCTCTCTTCAGCTGTGACTTCAGGGGGTCACCTCTACCCTCTCCCCAGGGCTCCTGAGCCATCCCTGGATGTAAGACGTCTGCAGCATCAGAGCTCTTAGAACAAAAATCAAAATTCTCTTTGCAAGGTGGAGCCAGGCAGAGACAACAGGGGTCGGGGCGCCCTTTGGACTGAGCTCAGATGCAGTTTTCACGCAGCTCAGAACGTGGTCATCAGAACGGATGTTCTGACAAAGCATGAATCCAAGACGGGATGCTGGGAAGAGCAGCACCACAGGTGAGCCCACTCACATGGGTAGCTGACTTGCACAGGTGAGCCCTCTCACAGGAGTTGGCAGCAGGCCCCACCCCATCACAGCAGCATCTCTCTGAGGACCTGGCTCTGGACAAACTCCCCTGGAGAGGgggcccaccctcccctccttgcCCCACCTCCTGACAGGTGTGCtcacctggcacagagtaggaaaGCTGCTCCCAGTTGCTCCACACATCCCCTGTCCAGTGGCCAGAGTATCGGCCGTGGCCGGCAAAGGTTGAGCGAGAGATCACGAAGGGACGCGTCCCTCGAGCCTTCACCAGGGCCCTGGGTGGAGAGAGCTGTGCTGAGCAGGGTCACCGGGAACCCCATCACTGCCGGCAAGAGTGCCTGGCAGTGCAGCAGGGAGGGCGGGCTGGGAGCAAGGAGCCGGATAGCTGAGACCTCCGCCCATGTCTGCCGGGCAGTCAGCCCTGCCACCCAAATACCCTCAAAATGCACATGTCCCATGCTGGACAAACATCCCTTGAAGCTCAAGGAAGCCAGAGGTCCTGGCCAGCCCTGGCTCCCTGTCTCATCACCATGTCCTTCCTCTGAGGCACCAGGCATGGAGCTGGAGGGCAAGAAGGGTTAGAATGGGGgtggcaggggccctgggggaaGGGGCCCTgggcttccttctctccttccccaacCCTGGCCCCTCACCTGTGGGAGGCTAAGGCTTCAGTCAGGCCATACAGGTTGTGCAGGTCGTAGTGCGTGGACAGGAACTGGTGGCTGGAGGCGCAGATGGTGGCTGCCCGGAGGGTCCCACCAACCACCCCTGGAGAAGAGGGGGCTGTTTCCTTGGAGCCTCTGCCCAGCAGGCTGGTGCCCCCCACATCCTGGAGCCCCTTGGAACCTGGGTACAGTCTCCACTTCTCCAAGGACAGGACAAGGTGGTGCCACAGCCTGGCCTCTGCAGACCCAGACTTCACCTCTGCCTGCTTCTGAATCAGCTGCGCCTGGAGCGCCCCCTCTGAGCGCTCACGCAGCACACGCCTGGTCAGCATCACGTGGCTGGGGTCTCCCCACGGGAACCTCACTCCTGTCCCAGGCTCTTGCTATCCATCAGCTTCTCAGAAACCAGGGCTTCAAGCCTCCCAAACCAGAGAAGGGAAATCCCTTGATTTGAGCTATTAAATCCCCAGCTGACTAGTGCTGGGAACAGGTGGGTGGAGGCAGGCAGGGATCAGGGGACAGCTCACCTGGGAGGTAGGGTGGGTTCTCCAGGCTGTTGTCTGGGCAGCCATCCACTGAGCCCCTCACGAAATTGGATGGCTCGTTCATATCCTTCGAGAAAGGACCAGGGGTTGGACATCCTACCTGGTGCAGGGCTTGGGGCTGGTCCCCAAGGCCACAGGACACCCAGGGGCAGGGCCACACTCACGATCCACATGCCATCGAAAGGCACTTGGGCGTGGAACTCGGTCACCATGTCCTGCCACCAGTCAAGAGCTTCGGGGTTGGTGAAGTCGGGGAAGGCGGTGAGTCCGGGCCACACCTGGACAAGAGGTCAGAGGGCAGACGGGGCCCCTGGAGCCTGCACAGAGGCCCTGGGCAAACCAGCTGCGGGCAGGGCTGCAGCCTCACTCCTCTCCCCTGGGGGTGGGTGGACTGCAAGGGGGAGGAGCATGGGGAAAGGCCCCGGAAGCCACCCTCCTGGTCCTGGGCTTGCCCTCGGGAAGAGGCAGGGACTCTTCTGGATGCAGCCCTGCAACCCCCACCACTGCTCCCCAGAAAGCCCCTGGGGACCCAGAGGCTCTGAGGTCTCCCTGAGGAACTTTGGAGCTCGTGTCTGAACTGCCTGCAAACAAGGGCCCCTGACACAAGGATTCTAGGTGCCCTGCCTTGTCAGAAGCCACTGTCACCCCTAACTGTGAACCCCGCCTTCAGTACCACTGGCTGGAGACCCCTCTTTCTCCCCCTTGCCCCCCAGGCCCCACTGTACCTGTCCAATCAGTGGCTGCCCAGTCTCATTGGTGATGAAGACTCCCCGCCTCAGACCCTCGTCGTAGGGTCGGTAGGTCCCAGCAGGGCCTGAGCTGCTGATGGCAggatcctggagaaagaaaccgGTCAGGATGAGAAATAAACGCCTGAAACCTTGGCCCCATCGCTGGGAAAATGCTCTCCCTAAATGTTAGCAAGGCAGAAATGGATGCGGCTTCACATGAGTCAACACGCTGCGCATGGAGGTGCACGCGACCTGCCCCCTGATGGCCAAACGGAGCACCTGAATGCAAGTTACTTTTGCTTGAAGGGCCCAGAATTTCACAAATGCTCTACAGCgaccatttatttcatttagaaataaaaataagaaacggTCTGCACCTGCCCTCCTTACTCTGAGTGAGTGGCCCTGGACACTGCTCCCTTCAGAGGCGCCGTTAGGATGGAAATACCATCAGTCCAATTCCAAACGGATTTCCTCTCCTGAAGGTTGGTTgtctcccccttccccacctcctcctccggGCACCCCCCCACCACAAGCTATACCAGCCCGAACTGCACCCCTCTGGCTGCGGGGACTGGCCTAGGGAAGTGTGTCTTTGTGCTGAACCACTCAGAGCCTGCTCTGCTCCCCACAAGGCAGAGCTGACCACTGGGAGGAAAGGCAGGGGTCTCACAGAGCGTTGCAGCTGCTCCGGCACACAGCTCCACCTGGCCTGCCCACAGCTGAGCGGTGTCAGCTGAGGGATGCCCTCACCACTTGCTTTCAGTGGTTCAAGCAACTTACAGCTGCAAGGATCCTGAGCAAAGACACATTTCCAGGGACATCACTGGATCACAAAGGCCAAATCTATAAATCTGATATTCCCTCAATACCAAAGACCCTCAGAAATGTCCTCTGTGCCCACGGCAGGTCAACAACGATGCCACTGAGTTGGAGCCACCAGGTGCTCAGACCCTTGGCTTCTAAAAGAGCCCGCTCCGTGTGGCACAGGACACAAAGGGCACTCACCACGATCATGATGTACCGCCGACCACCCTGGTGGAGCTCCTGCACCATGGCCGGGAAGTCCCCGAAGTGGTCCTTGTTGAAAGTGAAGTCCCGTCTGGCATCCATGTAGTCGAGGTCATTCCACTGGACGTCCTGCGGCCACAGCACAGGGCGATCGGGGCCCAGGCTCGCCACCCCCGCCCCGCAATgggccccaggcccctccccagcaCTCACCAGGGGGAAGTAGGCCCTGGTCATGTTCTCCACGACCTGGCGGGTGATGGCGGAGGTGGAGTAGCCCCAGCGGCACAGGTGGAAGCCCAGGCCCCAGTACGGCGGCATGAACGGGTAGCCTGGGGGCCAAGGTGACTGTGAGTgggcaggaggggctggggagggagcagCCGGGGCTGGGGTGAGGCCTACCCACAACATCCAGGTACTGCTGCACCACGCTCTTGGGCTCCGGGCCCAGGAAGATGTACACGTCCAGGATCCCGCCTGTCGATCTCCAGctgagggctgggctgggctgcaggACCACATCTGGAGGAAGCAGCCTTGGGGCTCAGGGACAAATACTCACCCCCCTTCCCTGGGGCCTTCAGCACTGCACCAATGGGCCAAACACCTGCTGGAGAGGTCCTCCCGCAGGGAGCTGGGGGACGAGGACAGTCACTCTGAGCCCAGCTCACTGAGAGACTTGGAGCAAGACAGGAAGGTGCTGAGCAGCCTGAGGCCCCCCTTTTTGGCCTTAGTCCCCCTCCTCACATCAGAGGTCTCACCTTAGGGGCACCGAAGGATAGAGCTGGCAGAGGCCATGGCCCACTGCTCATCTCTCGGAGAATGTACAAGGCCCAATTCTCTGCCCCCTCTCTGAGACCTGCAGCCTGTCAGGCAGGTACAGAGAGCCCCAGGCCCCTCAAGGTAGGAGGGGGTGTAGctgcaccagggaaacccaggctgGGGGCTTAGAAGCAGAACTGGCCAGAAGATGTGGAGGGCCCCAGTGCCCCCATGCTTACCCATGGCATTGCTGTTCAGCAGGAAGACCCCATGAGCCAACCCGCCATCCTCAAGGACCAGGTAGAAAGGGTGAGATCCGTACAGGTTCACGTTGGGCTGGGACATGGCAGACACCCTACTTTACGCCCTGGCCCATGAAGCCCCTCTGATCCCAGACCCCCTTCTGCCACCCTTTTACCTCAGGGGCGATGTCCCGGTTCCAGAGGGTGATCTTGGTCCAGTTGGTGCTGAGCATCAGGGACCCAAGGTGTTCGGCAAGGCCTGTGATGTAGTGGGATGGCAGGGAGGTGGACAGCTGCAGAAATTGGTCCGCAAAGAACAGGGGGGCCACCGTAGTGTTCAGCCTGCCAGAAGAGTCCAGGTCGCCTCACATGAGAAGCTGACAGCTCTGTGAGCCCTGACCACAAGCGGCTGCTGCCCCAAACCCTTCCAGTCCTGGCAGTTGTGGCCCTGAGTACCACCTCCCAGGAGGGCCAAACTGCTCCCAGACTTCATGGAGCTGCCCAGCCAGAGGCAGTTAGGGCACTCCAAGGTTCCACAGGGTCAAGAGAAAGGATGAGACAAGTTAATAACTGCAGTGTCTGGTAAACTGATATGTgccgtgtgctgtgcttagtcactcagttgtgtctggctctgtgaccccatggactgtagcccggcaggctcctctgcccatggggattttccaggcaagaatactggagtgggttgccatgtcctcctccgggggatcttcccgacccagggttcaaacccaggtctcctgcactgcaggcagattctttactggctgagctactagggaagcccatgttgaTATGTACTATGTGATAAGCAAATAATAAAGCAGAGTAGGGGGTACTGCCTGGAGTGGGGCTGCTCCTTTAGACTGGACAGGGTTTCTCAGCCGAGGCACTGGGCCAATCCCTCTGTGTTCTGGGCCGTCCTGTGTGCCGTGGGGAGCTGGGTGTAATCCCTGTATCCCCGCCTTGGTGGTGATAATGTCTCCAGCTGTTGCCCAGTGTCCCCCGGGGAAAATCACTCCCAATGGGCCTCCCTGGGGGTGGACAGTGTGAGTGGGGGGCCTTTGAGAAAGGGCCTTTGACGGCTCGGGTGCAGGGAACAGTGAGCACCAGGGCCCCCAGGGGCCATGAACAGCAAGGAGGCCAGAGCAGGAGGGTGGACCACAATAGGGTCAGGGACAATGCCCTCCAGCTCCCTGGCCTTCCCACCCAGATTGGGGGGGGCACAGAGACTAGGCACTCACAGCACCCGTCCGTCCAGCTTCCGCCGCACGACCACCCCAAAGGGCTCCTCTGAGAACTCCACGCTGTAGAGTGTGAACGGTGCCTGGCTGCTGACACGCGGGGTCTCCAAGGGCACCTCATAGCGTCTGTTGGCAGGATCTTTGATCTAGAGGACAAGAATAGTGTCATGAGGCCCTTGGTGGCTGGCCGCCCCCAACACCTGTCTACTCCATCCTTCACCCTCCAGAGGAGGGAGGAGTCAGTTCAAGTCCCAGGGCAGCTGCACAGAGTGTGGAGTTGTGGACAGACTAGTCCACACCCCTGAGCCTCAGTATCCTATAAAGCCAGGAGAGCACCTCCTGTGGGCTGCCAGGTAAATTACAGAACACCAGGAAATCTGGGTTTCAGACACACAATTGTTTTTAGTATTAATATGTCCCAGAAATTCTATGGGACACacttatgcttaaaaaaaaaaaaaaaaagaccaattcCTCcgttatctgaaattcaaaattgtatttttatttcctgaatcTGGCAATAGTTTTCTGCCTGGCATTTCTAGTCATAGGGTGAATGCAAAAACATAATTAGATCACCCAACCATTGTTTGGGTACACAGTCATCACTCAGTAATTCATGGCTGTTATTAATTACTTTGTTAAAATAACTGGGTATTAC
Coding sequences within it:
- the GAA gene encoding lysosomal alpha-glucosidase isoform X2, whose translation is MMRWPPCSRTLLGVCTLLSLALLGHILLHDLEVVPRELRGFSQDEIHQACQPGASSPECRGSPRAAPTQCDLPPNSRFDCAPDKGITQQQCEARGCCYVPAEWPPDAQMGQPWCFFPTSYPSYRLENLTSTETGYTATLTRAVPTFFPKDIMILKLDVLMETESRLHFTIKDPANRRYEVPLETPRVSSQAPFTLYSVEFSEEPFGVVVRRKLDGRVLLNTTVAPLFFADQFLQLSTSLPSHYITGLAEHLGSLMLSTNWTKITLWNRDIAPEPNVNLYGSHPFYLVLEDGGLAHGVFLLNSNAMDVVLQPSPALSWRSTGGILDVYIFLGPEPKSVVQQYLDVVGYPFMPPYWGLGFHLCRWGYSTSAITRQVVENMTRAYFPLDVQWNDLDYMDARRDFTFNKDHFGDFPAMVQELHQGGRRYIMIVDPAISSSGPAGTYRPYDEGLRRGVFITNETGQPLIGQVWPGLTAFPDFTNPEALDWWQDMVTEFHAQVPFDGMWIDMNEPSNFVRGSVDGCPDNSLENPPYLPGVVGGTLRAATICASSHQFLSTHYDLHNLYGLTEALASHRALVKARGTRPFVISRSTFAGHGRYSGHWTGDVWSNWEQLSYSVPETLLFNLLGVPLVGADICGFLGNTSEELCVRWTQLGAFYPFMRNHNALISQPQEPYRFSETAQQAMRKAFTLRYVLLPYLYTLFHGAHVRGETVARPLFLEFPEDPSTWTVDRQLLWGEALLITPVLEAEKVEVTGYFPQGTWYDLQTVPMEAFGSLPPPAPLTSVIHSKGQWVTLSAPLDTINVHLRAGHIIPMQGPALTTTESRKQPMALAVALTASGEAQGELFWDDGESLGVLDGGDYTQLIFLAKNNTFVNKLVHMSSEGASLQLRNVTVLGVATAPQQVLCNSVPVSNFTFNPDTETLAIPVSLTMGEQFVINWS
- the GAA gene encoding lysosomal alpha-glucosidase isoform X1 — encoded protein: MQIHCPPMMRWPPCSRTLLGVCTLLSLALLGHILLHDLEVVPRELRGFSQDEIHQACQPGASSPECRGSPRAAPTQCDLPPNSRFDCAPDKGITQQQCEARGCCYVPAEWPPDAQMGQPWCFFPTSYPSYRLENLTSTETGYTATLTRAVPTFFPKDIMILKLDVLMETESRLHFTIKDPANRRYEVPLETPRVSSQAPFTLYSVEFSEEPFGVVVRRKLDGRVLLNTTVAPLFFADQFLQLSTSLPSHYITGLAEHLGSLMLSTNWTKITLWNRDIAPEPNVNLYGSHPFYLVLEDGGLAHGVFLLNSNAMDVVLQPSPALSWRSTGGILDVYIFLGPEPKSVVQQYLDVVGYPFMPPYWGLGFHLCRWGYSTSAITRQVVENMTRAYFPLDVQWNDLDYMDARRDFTFNKDHFGDFPAMVQELHQGGRRYIMIVDPAISSSGPAGTYRPYDEGLRRGVFITNETGQPLIGQVWPGLTAFPDFTNPEALDWWQDMVTEFHAQVPFDGMWIDMNEPSNFVRGSVDGCPDNSLENPPYLPGVVGGTLRAATICASSHQFLSTHYDLHNLYGLTEALASHRALVKARGTRPFVISRSTFAGHGRYSGHWTGDVWSNWEQLSYSVPETLLFNLLGVPLVGADICGFLGNTSEELCVRWTQLGAFYPFMRNHNALISQPQEPYRFSETAQQAMRKAFTLRYVLLPYLYTLFHGAHVRGETVARPLFLEFPEDPSTWTVDRQLLWGEALLITPVLEAEKVEVTGYFPQGTWYDLQTVPMEAFGSLPPPAPLTSVIHSKGQWVTLSAPLDTINVHLRAGHIIPMQGPALTTTESRKQPMALAVALTASGEAQGELFWDDGESLGVLDGGDYTQLIFLAKNNTFVNKLVHMSSEGASLQLRNVTVLGVATAPQQVLCNSVPVSNFTFNPDTETLAIPVSLTMGEQFVINWS